Proteins co-encoded in one Desulfallas thermosapovorans DSM 6562 genomic window:
- a CDS encoding adenylate kinase: MKLLIMGPPGAGKGTQAEVLVKELNITHISTGDMFRAAIKEGTEMGKKAQEYMDKGALVPDEVVVGMVKDRLSKPDCADGFLLDGFPRTLEQAKALDATLQEMGIKLDGVINIAVPREKLMARLTGRRVCRSCGASYHVLFNKPEVEGKCNSCGGELYQRSDDNEEAVGNRLDVYEAQTQPLIDYYAAQGLLLNINGDQEIKKVLDDILASLKK, translated from the coding sequence TTGAAACTTTTAATCATGGGGCCTCCGGGAGCCGGTAAAGGTACTCAGGCCGAAGTGCTGGTCAAGGAATTGAATATCACTCATATTTCCACCGGTGACATGTTCCGGGCCGCCATCAAAGAAGGCACCGAAATGGGTAAAAAGGCCCAGGAATACATGGATAAAGGAGCCCTAGTACCTGACGAAGTAGTGGTGGGCATGGTCAAGGATCGCCTATCCAAGCCGGATTGTGCCGATGGTTTCTTGCTGGACGGTTTCCCCCGTACCCTTGAACAGGCCAAGGCACTGGATGCCACACTGCAGGAGATGGGCATAAAACTTGACGGCGTAATTAATATCGCGGTGCCCAGGGAAAAATTGATGGCCCGTTTAACCGGTCGCCGGGTATGTCGCAGTTGCGGTGCCAGTTATCACGTACTGTTTAACAAGCCCGAGGTGGAGGGCAAGTGCAACAGTTGCGGCGGTGAGTTGTACCAGCGCAGTGACGACAACGAGGAAGCGGTGGGCAACCGCCTGGATGTTTATGAAGCCCAGACCCAGCCGCTGATTGATTACTACGCTGCCCAGGGATTACTTTTGAATATCAACGGAGACCAGGAAATCAAAAAGGTTCTTGATGATATCCTGGCCAGTTTAAAGAAATAA
- a CDS encoding Asp23/Gls24 family envelope stress response protein: MEVYALVGPSGTGKSHRAVMLAGQLGCEIIIDDGLIIKGNRIVAGESAKKQPTRIGAIKTALFINTEHRRAAVEAISLLSPEKVLILGTSRGMAERIASGLSLPDIKKYISIEQIASAKEMRKARIMRTQHSKHVIPAPIMEVKKSFPESMIDPLQVFLRRKGPRGRTSWTEQSVVRPTFTLYGRFSISRGAIGSIASYAAAGIDGVMSVRHTNIIREGQDVTIELSVVANINYKLDNISREVQKMVKRQVEYMTGLTVKYINVTIVDIKVSEIS, encoded by the coding sequence TTGGAAGTCTATGCACTGGTAGGGCCCAGCGGGACGGGTAAAAGTCACCGGGCAGTTATGCTGGCCGGTCAACTGGGTTGTGAAATCATAATAGATGATGGATTAATTATTAAAGGAAACAGAATTGTAGCTGGAGAATCGGCTAAAAAACAACCTACCCGGATCGGAGCTATAAAGACGGCCCTTTTCATTAATACAGAGCACAGAAGAGCCGCCGTTGAAGCCATTTCATTACTGTCACCCGAAAAGGTTCTAATTTTGGGCACATCCAGGGGTATGGCGGAAAGGATCGCCAGCGGATTGAGTTTGCCTGATATAAAAAAATATATCTCCATCGAGCAGATTGCCTCGGCCAAGGAAATGAGGAAAGCACGGATAATGCGTACTCAGCACAGTAAACATGTCATCCCGGCGCCAATTATGGAAGTTAAAAAAAGCTTTCCCGAAAGTATGATCGATCCTTTGCAAGTTTTTTTACGACGAAAAGGACCAAGGGGGCGGACCAGTTGGACCGAGCAATCGGTGGTTAGACCCACCTTTACTTTATATGGAAGGTTTTCTATATCCCGGGGCGCAATAGGTTCCATTGCCTCGTATGCTGCTGCGGGCATTGACGGGGTGATGTCGGTAAGGCACACTAATATTATCAGGGAGGGGCAGGATGTTACCATTGAGCTTTCCGTGGTAGCGAATATAAACTATAAACTGGATAACATTAGCCGGGAAGTACAGAAAATGGTCAAGAGGCAGGTGGAGTACATGACTGGATTGACCGTGAAGTATATAAATGTGACTATAGTTGATATCAAAGTGAGTGAAATCAGCTGA
- a CDS encoding branched-chain amino acid ABC transporter permease, whose product MDSLLTNFISPYYIKIFTLVGIYIIIALGLNFITGVTGQLSFGHAAFVSIGAYTAAILTARLQLPFLPSLLVGGLLAAMVGILLGFPILRLTGDYLGIATLGFGEIVIVVFQNLEITGGTIGLSGIAKETNMTLVFALVIFTIWAMYRLQNSRFGRALMAIREDEIAAHVMGINTTSYKIQAFGIGTFFAGIGGGLYAHMIQYLNPTDFGFSRSFEYLTFVVLGGLGSIPGTILGTTILTLAPEFLRFVAEYRMMIYGALMVIMMIFRPRGLLGGVDLGKKFRAFSKKTSQKHAG is encoded by the coding sequence GTGGACAGTTTATTAACCAACTTTATAAGCCCGTATTATATAAAGATTTTTACACTGGTCGGCATTTATATCATCATCGCACTAGGTCTAAACTTTATCACGGGCGTTACCGGACAACTCTCCTTCGGCCACGCAGCATTTGTCAGCATCGGCGCCTATACGGCAGCCATACTAACCGCACGGTTGCAGCTACCTTTTTTACCCTCGCTACTGGTGGGTGGTTTATTAGCCGCTATGGTGGGAATATTATTGGGCTTTCCCATTTTACGTCTCACCGGAGACTACCTGGGCATTGCCACCCTGGGCTTTGGTGAAATAGTCATTGTTGTCTTTCAAAACCTTGAAATCACAGGCGGCACCATCGGACTATCGGGCATAGCCAAAGAAACCAACATGACCCTGGTTTTTGCACTTGTTATTTTTACAATTTGGGCTATGTACAGGTTGCAAAACTCCCGTTTTGGCAGGGCGTTGATGGCTATCCGGGAAGATGAGATAGCCGCCCATGTCATGGGTATTAATACTACGTCATATAAAATCCAGGCCTTTGGTATCGGCACCTTTTTTGCCGGTATTGGCGGCGGTTTATACGCACACATGATCCAGTACTTAAATCCCACCGATTTTGGGTTTTCCCGTTCATTTGAATATCTTACCTTTGTGGTGCTGGGTGGATTGGGCAGCATCCCGGGCACCATACTGGGTACCACCATACTGACGCTGGCACCGGAATTTTTGCGTTTTGTGGCGGAATATCGCATGATGATCTACGGTGCCCTGATGGTGATAATGATGATTTTTAGACCAAGGGGATTACTGGGCGGGGTAGATTTGGGCAAAAAGTTCCGTGCCTTTAGCAAGAAAACTTCCCAAAAGCATGCCGGGTAA
- the meaB gene encoding methylmalonyl Co-A mutase-associated GTPase MeaB: MQELIDRFNAGETRALARLISLLENESDEHELILKELFPRTGQAYVIGFTGSPGAGKSSLVDQVVKELRKKGNTVGIIAVDPTSPFTGGALLGDRIRMQQHALDKGVFIRSMGTRGSLGGLSKTTKDVVKAMDAFGFDWIIIETVGVGQAELDIMHVADSTVVVLTPGAGDAIQTIKAGIMEIADVFAINKSDLPGADKIATEVEIMLDQQRAGITWRPPVKLCSSLTGTGIAELVQAIEKHRQNQLHGTNNSLELKRQERRRSETLDIVNYKWQQRVLQQLHLPGRVNELLDKVAHKEMDHYTAAYAILEYMAANQVVTNTDK, encoded by the coding sequence ATGCAAGAGTTGATAGATAGATTTAACGCTGGAGAAACCCGTGCACTGGCCCGTCTCATCTCATTACTGGAAAACGAGTCTGACGAACATGAATTGATTTTAAAGGAGCTTTTCCCGCGCACCGGACAGGCTTACGTTATAGGCTTCACCGGTTCGCCGGGGGCAGGTAAAAGTTCATTGGTGGACCAGGTGGTCAAAGAACTGCGCAAGAAAGGAAACACTGTGGGTATTATCGCCGTCGACCCCACCAGTCCCTTTACCGGTGGCGCCTTGCTGGGTGATCGGATTAGAATGCAACAGCACGCGCTGGATAAAGGTGTTTTTATCCGGAGTATGGGCACTAGGGGCAGCCTCGGCGGGTTATCCAAAACAACCAAAGATGTGGTTAAAGCCATGGACGCCTTCGGTTTTGACTGGATCATTATTGAAACAGTGGGAGTAGGGCAGGCGGAACTGGATATCATGCATGTGGCAGATAGCACAGTTGTGGTATTAACCCCAGGAGCGGGGGATGCCATCCAAACCATCAAAGCCGGTATTATGGAAATTGCTGATGTGTTCGCCATAAACAAAAGTGACCTGCCCGGCGCTGACAAAATTGCCACCGAGGTTGAAATTATGCTTGACCAACAGCGTGCCGGTATCACTTGGCGGCCACCTGTTAAATTATGCTCAAGCCTTACCGGTACAGGTATTGCTGAATTGGTGCAAGCAATAGAAAAGCACCGCCAGAACCAATTGCATGGTACGAATAATTCACTGGAGTTAAAACGTCAGGAGCGCAGGCGGTCGGAAACCCTTGATATTGTCAATTACAAATGGCAGCAAAGGGTTTTGCAACAACTGCATTTGCCGGGTCGAGTCAATGAACTGCTGGATAAAGTGGCCCATAAAGAAATGGACCATTATACCGCAGCCTATGCTATTTTAGAATACATGGCCGCAAACCAAGTTGTAACTAATACCGATAAATAA
- a CDS encoding ABC transporter ATP-binding protein, with protein sequence MSGLLKIDNVTISFGGLTAVDSLNMTLAEGSIRALIGPNGAGKSTVFNLITGIYTPSKGQIFFRGRLINKLPPHKITGLGIARTFQNIRLFTNLSVIDNVKIGHHCRSKASFIDALLRSPSTKKEEADIQRQAMDCITLMELADKADEMAGNLSYGEQRRLEIARALASNPSLLCLDEPAAGMNPIEKETLAKMIKKIKKMGITIFLVEHDMKFVMNLAERVTVLDYGKKITSGTPAEVQRDPAVIKAYLGKEVG encoded by the coding sequence TTGTCTGGGTTGTTGAAAATTGATAACGTAACCATTAGTTTTGGCGGCCTTACCGCAGTGGACAGTCTTAACATGACACTTGCGGAAGGTAGTATAAGGGCTTTAATTGGTCCCAACGGTGCCGGTAAAAGTACCGTTTTTAATTTAATCACGGGTATATACACTCCATCCAAAGGGCAGATTTTTTTTCGGGGACGCTTAATCAACAAACTTCCGCCCCATAAAATCACCGGGCTGGGCATTGCCAGAACATTTCAAAATATACGCCTTTTTACTAATTTATCAGTTATTGACAACGTCAAAATTGGCCATCATTGCCGCTCCAAAGCGAGTTTCATCGACGCCCTGTTGCGCAGCCCCTCCACTAAAAAAGAAGAGGCAGATATTCAAAGGCAGGCCATGGATTGTATAACTTTAATGGAATTGGCAGACAAGGCTGATGAAATGGCCGGCAATCTTTCTTACGGTGAACAGCGCAGGCTAGAAATTGCCCGGGCACTGGCATCAAATCCATCTTTACTGTGCCTTGACGAACCGGCAGCCGGTATGAACCCAATAGAGAAAGAAACACTGGCCAAAATGATAAAAAAAATAAAAAAAATGGGTATCACCATTTTCTTGGTGGAACATGACATGAAATTTGTCATGAACTTGGCGGAAAGGGTCACTGTGCTGGATTACGGTAAAAAAATCACCAGCGGCACACCGGCGGAGGTACAGCGTGACCCGGCAGTAATTAAAGCCTACCTGGGAAAGGAAGTCGGATAA
- a CDS encoding class I SAM-dependent DNA methyltransferase, producing MHQYKGLSYIYDYLVSGVDFEGWVDYVEALLKRFKLQAKSVVDLACGTGNTVIPFARRGYKATGIDLSGEMLDLARTKAASLNLAINFLEQDMRSFKLPEKVQLVTCFHDGLNYLLDIEDIKQTFQQVHRHLVDKGAFIFDLNAVHWLSDTDNSVTMVDEPDMTLIWETNYDSAQNTWQINLTGFIREDDIYHKFTECHREKAYHPEDIISYLKQTGFTLLGSFNAFSFEPIHSNSIRHFYVAQKNCD from the coding sequence ATGCACCAATACAAGGGTTTATCTTACATATATGATTACCTGGTCTCCGGGGTGGATTTTGAAGGCTGGGTTGATTACGTAGAAGCTTTACTCAAACGCTTTAAATTACAAGCCAAAAGCGTTGTCGACCTGGCCTGCGGCACGGGCAACACCGTGATTCCCTTTGCCCGCCGCGGTTATAAAGCTACCGGCATAGACCTGTCGGGAGAAATGCTGGATTTGGCCCGTACCAAAGCAGCTTCTTTAAATCTCGCTATCAATTTTCTTGAGCAAGACATGCGCAGCTTTAAGCTACCTGAAAAGGTCCAGTTGGTGACCTGTTTTCACGACGGCTTAAATTATTTACTGGATATCGAGGACATTAAACAAACCTTCCAACAGGTACACCGGCACTTAGTGGATAAAGGGGCCTTTATCTTTGACCTCAACGCAGTGCACTGGTTATCAGATACGGATAACAGCGTTACCATGGTGGACGAACCGGACATGACTTTAATCTGGGAAACTAATTATGACAGCGCACAAAATACCTGGCAAATCAACTTGACCGGCTTTATACGGGAAGACGATATATATCACAAATTCACAGAGTGTCACCGGGAAAAGGCTTATCATCCTGAGGATATTATTTCTTACCTGAAGCAAACAGGGTTTACTTTGCTGGGCAGTTTTAACGCCTTCTCCTTTGAACCAATCCATTCCAACAGTATCCGGCATTTTTATGTGGCGCAAAAAAATTGCGATTAA
- a CDS encoding ABC transporter substrate-binding protein — translation MNKKLISLITILIFSLVVLTGCGSSDTKGQQGASEDTIKIGFLGAKTGSHASYGIETLKGMQMAVEDINAAGGLLGKEVVIIEDDHGSKNSEASTVTDKLINNNKVVAIVGDPTTGLTKIAAPIAQQNQVVLLSAGAVGTGVVEIGDYIFRDTLLDALAAPAVTKYCAEELGWKKVALVTSINNDYSVGLSKIFKNALDKYGVEIVTEQQIKDGDTNFSAQVTNLASKEFDGIVFTGYYTEGGLFMKEVRKQGMDQVLVGGDGLLSPVLWEMGESAVEGSMVYTGFAPDPNTDNPKTKDFIEKYKANNDNKLPDMFSAQGYDAVMLIADAIKNSESADPKVFRDSLAQTKDWHGVTGTITIRENREPIKSPVYLLEVAPTADGSGREWKIKAAIPVTAE, via the coding sequence ATGAACAAAAAATTAATCAGCTTAATAACTATTTTAATTTTTTCGCTGGTTGTTCTGACCGGATGTGGCTCTTCAGACACCAAAGGCCAGCAGGGTGCATCCGAGGACACCATAAAAATCGGTTTTTTAGGTGCTAAAACTGGTAGCCATGCCAGCTACGGCATTGAAACCCTTAAGGGCATGCAGATGGCCGTGGAAGACATTAACGCCGCCGGCGGCCTGTTGGGTAAAGAAGTGGTTATTATTGAAGATGACCACGGTAGTAAAAACTCGGAAGCTTCCACTGTTACCGATAAATTAATCAATAACAATAAAGTTGTGGCCATCGTTGGTGATCCTACAACCGGATTAACCAAGATTGCTGCGCCCATTGCCCAACAAAACCAGGTTGTTCTTCTTTCGGCCGGTGCAGTAGGCACGGGCGTAGTAGAGATAGGTGACTATATTTTCCGGGATACCCTGCTGGACGCCCTGGCAGCCCCCGCCGTTACCAAGTACTGTGCTGAAGAATTGGGCTGGAAAAAGGTTGCCCTGGTTACATCAATAAATAATGATTATAGTGTTGGCCTGAGCAAAATTTTTAAAAACGCGTTGGATAAATACGGTGTGGAAATTGTTACCGAGCAGCAAATCAAGGACGGCGATACCAACTTCAGCGCTCAGGTAACCAACTTAGCCAGCAAGGAATTTGATGGCATTGTATTCACCGGTTACTATACCGAGGGCGGCCTCTTTATGAAAGAGGTGCGCAAACAGGGCATGGATCAGGTACTAGTTGGCGGCGATGGACTGCTGTCCCCGGTATTATGGGAAATGGGTGAATCGGCTGTGGAAGGCAGTATGGTTTATACCGGATTTGCCCCCGACCCCAACACTGACAACCCCAAAACCAAGGATTTCATTGAAAAGTATAAAGCCAACAATGACAACAAATTGCCTGATATGTTCTCGGCTCAGGGTTATGACGCCGTCATGCTGATTGCAGACGCCATTAAAAATTCTGAAAGCGCAGATCCCAAAGTTTTCAGGGATAGCTTGGCCCAAACCAAGGACTGGCATGGTGTTACCGGTACCATAACCATCAGAGAAAACCGTGAACCCATCAAGAGCCCAGTTTACCTGCTGGAAGTAGCGCCCACCGCTGACGGTAGCGGAAGGGAATGGAAGATTAAAGCGGCTATACCTGTTACCGCGGAATAA
- a CDS encoding ABC transporter ATP-binding protein, whose amino-acid sequence MLSVENLHYSYGAIKALNGISFKVDEGEIVALIGANGAGKSTTLSNISGILHPQQGSIKYRGTDISKLPPHKVVEAGISLVPEGRRVFSRMTVLENLEMGAYIRKSKAEVNESIENVFTRFERLKERRNQLAGTLSGGEQQMLAIGRALMSKPKLLLMDEPSMGLAPMLVQEIFSIIKEINDSGTTILLVEQNAYMALSVAQHAYVLETGAIALSGTAEEMANNPAVKKAYLGE is encoded by the coding sequence ATGCTCAGCGTAGAAAATTTACATTATTCTTATGGTGCCATCAAGGCATTAAATGGTATTTCCTTTAAGGTAGATGAAGGAGAGATCGTCGCTTTAATTGGTGCCAACGGAGCGGGAAAAAGTACAACATTGAGCAATATTTCCGGTATTTTACACCCCCAACAAGGATCTATCAAATACCGGGGCACCGATATTAGTAAACTACCCCCGCACAAGGTGGTGGAAGCGGGAATTTCATTAGTGCCCGAAGGAAGGCGGGTTTTTTCCCGCATGACTGTTTTAGAAAACCTGGAAATGGGTGCTTATATTAGAAAAAGCAAGGCGGAAGTTAATGAATCAATAGAGAACGTTTTTACTCGATTCGAAAGGTTAAAAGAAAGAAGAAACCAACTGGCCGGCACGCTGAGCGGTGGAGAGCAGCAAATGCTGGCCATTGGTCGGGCTTTGATGTCTAAGCCTAAATTGCTGCTTATGGACGAACCTTCCATGGGGCTAGCTCCCATGCTTGTCCAGGAAATTTTTTCCATTATAAAAGAAATAAATGATTCCGGAACTACAATTTTACTGGTTGAGCAAAATGCTTATATGGCTTTGTCCGTAGCCCAGCATGCTTATGTTTTGGAAACCGGGGCCATTGCTCTAAGTGGGACAGCCGAAGAAATGGCTAATAACCCTGCCGTAAAAAAGGCCTACCTTGGCGAATAA
- a CDS encoding carbohydrate-binding protein: MSTLSPFTFSSPIQGVQVKPLTQDGKEIRIRYSGILNQKGARQVWMHAGNGEGGDWEEPKDYLMEKTNDGWEQTVDIKGKQFNFCFRDDAHNWDNNNGANWIYRIT; the protein is encoded by the coding sequence ATGAGTACCTTAAGCCCTTTTACCTTTTCCTCACCTATCCAGGGGGTTCAGGTTAAACCACTTACCCAGGATGGAAAGGAAATTCGCATTAGGTATAGCGGCATATTAAATCAAAAAGGGGCCCGTCAGGTTTGGATGCATGCTGGTAATGGCGAAGGCGGGGATTGGGAGGAGCCCAAAGATTATCTTATGGAAAAAACAAATGATGGTTGGGAGCAAACCGTTGACATTAAAGGTAAACAGTTTAATTTTTGCTTCAGGGATGATGCCCATAATTGGGATAATAATAATGGTGCCAATTGGATCTACAGAATCACATAA
- a CDS encoding DUF3786 domain-containing protein — protein MCHELTAHTAAIKDFLASNPEEMILKSGAIFSKNQESIIVKYFARNFTVSLSNGEVTAENQQPVSPKDATLILQYLTQCNGLPPRGTWISFLELPQGIHHYVPFLKDACQPISNILSDDPNLFMQRAASLGGRPIKMGDAAALIPAFPKLPLAVAIWQGDDEFPAKANILFDSIAPHHLTTAALWVLGCEMARKMTDF, from the coding sequence TTGTGCCACGAACTAACTGCACACACTGCAGCAATTAAGGATTTCCTGGCCTCAAATCCGGAGGAAATGATTTTAAAAAGCGGAGCTATTTTTTCCAAGAATCAAGAAAGTATTATTGTTAAATACTTTGCCCGAAACTTTACCGTATCACTGAGTAACGGTGAAGTAACTGCCGAAAACCAACAACCGGTATCCCCCAAAGATGCCACTCTAATACTGCAGTATTTAACACAATGTAATGGGCTGCCACCCAGGGGTACATGGATTTCTTTTTTAGAACTACCCCAGGGCATTCACCATTATGTACCTTTTCTAAAGGACGCTTGTCAACCAATCAGTAACATCCTAAGCGATGACCCGAACCTGTTCATGCAGCGTGCTGCTTCACTGGGCGGCCGACCTATAAAAATGGGCGATGCCGCAGCGCTTATACCCGCATTCCCTAAATTGCCACTGGCCGTTGCCATATGGCAGGGGGACGATGAATTCCCGGCCAAGGCTAATATTTTATTCGACAGTATCGCCCCCCATCATTTAACCACAGCAGCCCTGTGGGTACTGGGTTGTGAGATGGCCCGTAAAATGACCGATTTCTAA
- the trxB gene encoding thioredoxin-disulfide reductase, translating into MNLYDVTIIGGGPAGLAAGIYAARAALKTVLLEKGMPGGLAASTEFIENYPGFAEGISGPELMMQMDAQARRVGLEVKSATAEAIKTVEDYFSVKTDEEVINTKTIILATGAQPQKLNIPGEEEFHGRGVSYCATCDGAFFRDKQVAVVGGGDAAVEEAIYLTKFVNKVHIIHRRGELRATKILQKRAMENEKIIFHWHSVVEKISGEATVQEIIIKDVRNGETRPLAVDGIFMYVGNRPVSDLVSGLIKVDERGYIITDENMHTSHPGIFAAGDVRQKLLRQVVTAVADGAIAAVAAEKYIEGSKKR; encoded by the coding sequence ATGAATTTATATGATGTAACCATCATCGGCGGCGGTCCGGCCGGATTGGCTGCAGGGATATATGCTGCGAGAGCGGCTTTAAAAACAGTGTTACTGGAGAAAGGTATGCCCGGTGGCTTGGCCGCCAGCACCGAGTTTATTGAAAATTACCCGGGATTTGCCGAAGGCATAAGTGGCCCGGAACTAATGATGCAAATGGATGCCCAAGCACGCCGCGTCGGTCTTGAGGTAAAATCAGCCACAGCCGAAGCCATAAAAACCGTTGAAGATTATTTTTCAGTTAAAACGGACGAAGAAGTTATTAATACAAAAACTATTATCCTGGCTACAGGTGCCCAGCCGCAAAAGTTAAATATTCCAGGAGAAGAAGAGTTTCATGGCCGCGGTGTTTCCTATTGCGCCACCTGCGATGGCGCTTTCTTCAGGGACAAGCAGGTAGCCGTGGTTGGCGGCGGTGACGCTGCGGTGGAAGAAGCCATCTATCTAACTAAATTTGTCAACAAAGTACACATTATACATCGCCGGGGCGAACTGAGAGCTACAAAAATCCTCCAAAAACGGGCTATGGAAAATGAAAAAATTATATTTCACTGGCATAGTGTAGTGGAGAAAATTTCAGGTGAGGCAACTGTCCAGGAGATCATCATCAAAGATGTTCGCAATGGAGAGACCAGGCCATTGGCGGTGGACGGTATTTTTATGTATGTAGGTAACCGTCCTGTATCTGATTTGGTATCCGGGTTGATTAAAGTTGATGAACGTGGCTATATTATCACGGATGAAAATATGCACACCTCCCACCCGGGTATTTTTGCTGCCGGGGATGTTAGACAAAAACTGCTTCGCCAGGTGGTCACCGCTGTGGCCGATGGGGCCATAGCAGCGGTAGCAGCGGAAAAATATATTGAAGGTTCTAAAAAAAGATAG
- a CDS encoding cell wall hydrolase, translating to MNTNFSKLTGIILFALCLSLFNVHGAMAGAEKEVAQRSNGITVKYTVQPGDTLSKIAKSFGIDVSQLMRANNLETSVIRPYQELTIPPANKADSNNISRGDIDREDLLLLARAIYAEARGESFEGQVAVGAVILNRTRSPHFPNSIREVIYQRNRNLYQFTPVSDGTINLSPDEKAIKAATRALEGEDPTNGALFFYNPRIASDQWIKTLPVLTKIGSHVFATKT from the coding sequence ATGAACACTAATTTTTCCAAGCTCACCGGTATTATATTATTTGCGCTATGTCTTTCCCTGTTTAATGTGCATGGTGCAATGGCCGGTGCGGAAAAAGAAGTGGCCCAAAGGTCAAACGGCATAACGGTTAAATACACCGTTCAGCCGGGGGACACTCTGTCTAAAATAGCCAAGTCTTTTGGTATTGATGTAAGCCAGTTAATGCGTGCCAACAACCTGGAGACCTCGGTCATAAGACCTTACCAGGAATTAACAATCCCTCCGGCGAATAAGGCAGATTCGAACAATATCAGCCGGGGAGATATTGACCGGGAGGATTTGCTGCTTTTAGCCAGGGCCATTTACGCCGAGGCCAGGGGGGAGAGTTTTGAAGGTCAGGTGGCCGTGGGAGCCGTTATATTAAACCGTACGCGCAGCCCACACTTTCCCAATAGCATTAGAGAAGTTATATATCAAAGAAACCGTAACCTGTACCAGTTTACCCCTGTATCCGACGGCACTATTAACTTAAGCCCTGACGAAAAAGCCATTAAAGCCGCCACAAGAGCACTGGAGGGTGAAGATCCAACCAACGGGGCATTGTTTTTCTATAATCCCCGAATTGCTTCTGACCAGTGGATCAAGACCCTGCCAGTGTTAACGAAAATAGGCAGCCATGTTTTTGCCACCAAAACGTAA
- a CDS encoding branched-chain amino acid ABC transporter permease — protein MFWQQLINGITLGSTYALIALGYTMVYGIIQLINFAHGEIYMIGAFVGVIAVAVFKLNIFIALFMAMAVCIFIGVTVERIAYRPLRRSTRLAPLISAIGVSIFLQTLMTVMAGPQAIGFPQVIDDQLYHLGSVTISKVQLIILVLASTMMIGLQLIVKYVKIGKAMRAASEDYDTASLMGINVNRVISFTFAIGSALAAAGGVMVGMYFNSIHPLMGVMAGLKAFCAAVLGGIGSIPGAMLGGLFLGIAEVTGVAIGYGGYRDAIAFTLLILVLLFKPTGILGRPIQRKV, from the coding sequence ATGTTTTGGCAGCAACTGATTAACGGGATCACCCTTGGTTCCACCTATGCACTGATTGCCCTGGGCTATACCATGGTTTATGGTATTATTCAATTGATTAATTTTGCCCACGGTGAAATTTATATGATCGGAGCTTTTGTGGGCGTAATTGCGGTGGCCGTTTTCAAGTTAAACATTTTTATTGCTCTTTTCATGGCCATGGCTGTATGTATTTTTATCGGTGTCACAGTAGAGCGCATCGCATACAGGCCTTTGCGCCGTTCTACCCGGCTGGCGCCGCTTATTTCAGCCATCGGTGTATCAATTTTTTTGCAAACTCTAATGACTGTAATGGCTGGACCCCAGGCTATAGGATTTCCCCAGGTGATTGATGATCAGCTTTATCATCTAGGTTCAGTTACGATTTCCAAAGTACAGCTCATTATTTTAGTTCTAGCCAGCACTATGATGATAGGATTACAGCTTATCGTCAAATACGTCAAGATTGGAAAAGCCATGCGAGCTGCCTCGGAGGATTACGACACAGCCAGCCTGATGGGAATTAACGTAAACAGGGTTATATCATTTACTTTTGCCATTGGATCCGCTCTGGCGGCAGCCGGTGGCGTAATGGTAGGTATGTATTTCAACAGTATACATCCACTCATGGGAGTCATGGCAGGACTAAAAGCATTTTGCGCGGCGGTGTTGGGCGGCATCGGAAGTATCCCTGGTGCCATGCTGGGCGGCCTGTTTCTAGGCATAGCAGAGGTAACCGGGGTAGCTATCGGATACGGTGGGTACCGCGATGCCATAGCATTCACTTTACTAATACTGGTATTACTGTTTAAACCCACCGGGATACTCGGGCGGCCCATTCAAAGGAAGGTGTAA